Genomic segment of Scardovia inopinata JCM 12537:
ATTACAGTGACTCCCAAAACCTTGGTCAGCTGCCTGCTGATGGCTTGATAAAGTTGCGGATTGTCTGCCTGAGCATCGTAGGAAATGGTGATAACATCCTTACTGGACCAAGCCTTGATTTTGTTGGCTTTCTGCCATAAGTTCCGGGCCTGAACAGAACTGTAGGTCAAAACCTGGCCGCCAGACAGGCTATCAGTGTAAGCCATGACTTTGGGACTGAGGAAATCAGTAGCCGGAAGCGCCAGATTAGGCATTGCCTGGGAGATCATGGCGGTTCTGCGCAAAGCTCGGGAGATAGCCTGGCGACGCAGGGCTCCTTCATCATCCAGTCCAAAATGTTTCTGTTTCCTGCCCACAACCAGCATGGTCACTTGAGAACCAGAAGCATTGGTATTCTTTACCAGGGGGTCAGACATAAAGCTGGTATAAGCCTGGGAAGGAACAGTTTCCAAAAGATCCAGCTTGCCTTCCTGAACATCCTGATAGGCTTTGATGCTGCTGGTGTAGAAGATAAAAATAATCCCATCATTCTTCGCCTTCCTCACATCCTTGTAATTGAGGTGAGTAACCAGGGTGATGGAAGAAGCTGTTCGCTCCCAGAATTGGTAGGGACCGTTGCCAACAGGATGTTTGGCGAAGGCTTGCGGATTGGAATAGAAAGAGTCGGGAAGAGGGTAAAAAGCTCGGTGACTGAGCAGGGAGATAAAGTTCAGACACGGTTTACTCAATTCAATCACGAATGTCTGATCATCAAGAATAGTCAGGCCAGAAAGTTGTTTCGTTTCAGAAACACCTTTTTTTCGTAGATCAGCATAGCCTTGTATAAGGGACAGATAGCCGGCATTGGGCTGTTTATTGGCAATGTTGGCTTCATAGCTCCAAGCCCGGGTAAAGGAGCTGGACGTGACTTCAGTCCCGTTGCTGAAGCCTAGGTCAGACTTCAGGGTTACCGTGAATGCGGTGTAATCCTCGTTGGGTTCAATGTCTTTGGCTGCGTCATAAGTCCATTTTCCGGTGCCGTCGGTTGTGACCAGTCCGGAGAAAATCAGATCCACAATCCGGGTGCTCGAACTATCCTCTGCCTGGCCGGGAGTAAGGGGGTCAGTAGGTTTGGTGTCATAAGCTCGAATCATGTTTGTCACTTCCTGATTACTTCTTTCAGAAGAAGAGGATGAGGAAGGGGATGAGGAAGACGGAGATGAAGGCTGTCCCTCTTTTTCGGCGACAGATGAACCAAAGCC
This window contains:
- a CDS encoding peptide ABC transporter substrate-binding protein, with amino-acid sequence MRTHRFEKIRLGRAGRALTAAVSALACCLALTACGFGSSVAEKEGQPSSPSSSSPSSSSSSERSNQEVTNMIRAYDTKPTDPLTPGQAEDSSSTRIVDLIFSGLVTTDGTGKWTYDAAKDIEPNEDYTAFTVTLKSDLGFSNGTEVTSSSFTRAWSYEANIANKQPNAGYLSLIQGYADLRKKGVSETKQLSGLTILDDQTFVIELSKPCLNFISLLSHRAFYPLPDSFYSNPQAFAKHPVGNGPYQFWERTASSITLVTHLNYKDVRKAKNDGIIFIFYTSSIKAYQDVQEGKLDLLETVPSQAYTSFMSDPLVKNTNASGSQVTMLVVGRKQKHFGLDDEGALRRQAISRALRRTAMISQAMPNLALPATDFLSPKVMAYTDSLSGGQVLTYSSVQARNLWQKANKIKAWSSKDVITISYDAQADNPQLYQAISRQLTKVLGVTVILHGWTTTTAMIQSLKKQTVNGFAAYTWRPNLLLAWDFLMPVFSTQTLDSPAINISGYNNQEFNVILSKAITATTGSSASNLYRSSEELLLQELPAIPLFYKNSFGVSSLTVRGFSLNWNGLPLYTQIRRIPQSS